A portion of the Luxibacter massiliensis genome contains these proteins:
- a CDS encoding FAD-dependent oxidoreductase — translation MGGYEKFYDLIIVGAGPAGLSAAIYMARAKYKVLVLEKDKTGGQITITTEVVNYPGVELASGKSLTDSMRRQAENFGAEFVIAEVTDMELAQDVKVLHTNKGDYKALGVILAVGANPRKLGFQGEDTFRGRGVAYCATCDGEFFTGMNVFVIGGGFAAVEEGLFLTKYAKHVTIIVRSEQFGCARTVSDKLKGNEKISVRFSTELKGVKGGQVMEKAVFLDKAAGETWEYLAEKDGGFGVFVFAGYEPNTRWLPEILELDEHGYIITDANQKTNLAGVYAAGDVCVKNLRQVVTAVADGAVAATSLEKDVTELHSKLEIPEFDVSVVKENSWSGAEAVPNHGAGGKDSADAAGNRLADSQNPAQNTGGARFLDEAIRTQLIPVFDKFAHPVCIRAWLGEDGVSREVEVFLKEFSEMTDKVFWEKAEGDRPEYLPSMEIIKADGTPSGMVFHGVPGGHEINSFVIGLYNAAGPGTAVTQEEKERIGRISRQTDIEIMVSLSCTMCPELVMAAQKIAALSDRVRAEVYDLSHYPELKEKYQIMSVPCMVVNKEQVFFGKKNVGELLDILEDPNQ, via the coding sequence ACCATCACAACAGAGGTGGTGAATTATCCGGGGGTCGAGCTTGCAAGCGGGAAAAGCCTGACAGACAGTATGAGAAGACAGGCGGAAAATTTTGGCGCAGAGTTTGTCATCGCGGAGGTGACGGATATGGAGCTTGCGCAGGATGTAAAAGTTCTTCACACGAACAAGGGGGATTATAAAGCTCTTGGCGTTATTCTTGCAGTGGGGGCAAATCCCAGGAAGCTGGGGTTTCAGGGAGAAGATACTTTTAGAGGCCGGGGGGTTGCCTATTGTGCAACTTGTGACGGAGAATTTTTTACCGGGATGAACGTATTTGTCATAGGCGGGGGATTTGCGGCTGTGGAAGAAGGGCTTTTCCTCACGAAATACGCGAAGCATGTAACGATTATCGTGCGTTCAGAGCAGTTTGGGTGCGCCAGGACGGTGTCTGATAAGCTAAAAGGAAATGAAAAAATATCTGTCCGGTTCTCTACAGAATTAAAGGGTGTTAAGGGCGGCCAGGTGATGGAAAAAGCTGTGTTTTTGGATAAGGCAGCAGGAGAGACATGGGAATATCTTGCAGAGAAGGACGGTGGATTCGGAGTATTTGTATTTGCCGGATATGAACCGAACACCCGGTGGCTGCCGGAAATACTGGAATTGGATGAGCATGGATATATTATAACAGACGCCAATCAGAAAACGAATCTTGCGGGAGTGTATGCGGCAGGAGATGTATGCGTGAAAAATCTCCGGCAGGTGGTCACGGCTGTTGCGGACGGAGCCGTGGCGGCAACCTCGTTGGAAAAGGATGTGACAGAACTGCACAGCAAACTGGAAATCCCGGAATTTGACGTATCTGTTGTAAAAGAAAATAGCTGGAGCGGTGCAGAGGCCGTCCCCAATCATGGGGCAGGCGGTAAGGACAGTGCGGATGCTGCGGGGAATCGCCTGGCAGACAGCCAGAACCCGGCGCAGAATACTGGTGGCGCAAGGTTTTTGGATGAAGCCATCAGAACCCAGCTTATCCCGGTATTTGACAAATTTGCGCATCCGGTGTGCATCCGGGCGTGGCTGGGAGAGGATGGGGTTTCCCGTGAAGTGGAAGTATTTTTGAAGGAGTTCTCCGAGATGACAGACAAAGTGTTCTGGGAAAAAGCAGAAGGAGACAGGCCAGAATATCTTCCGTCTATGGAAATTATTAAGGCAGATGGAACGCCCTCGGGAATGGTGTTCCATGGAGTTCCCGGAGGACATGAGATTAATTCTTTTGTAATCGGACTGTACAATGCAGCCGGTCCCGGAACAGCCGTCACCCAGGAAGAAAAAGAGAGAATTGGGAGAATTTCCAGACAGACAGATATTGAAATCATGGTTTCCCTGTCCTGTACCATGTGCCCGGAACTTGTGATGGCGGCACAGAAGATCGCAGCATTGTCTGACAGGGTGAGGGCGGAAGTGTATGATCTGTCACACTATCCGGAGCTGAAAGAAAAGTATCAGATTATGAGCGTTCCCTGTATGGTAGTGAATAAGGAACAGGTTTTCTTCGGTAAGAAAAATGTAGGAGAGCTGCTGGATATATTGGAGGATCCGAATCAATAG